In Vibrio lentus, a single genomic region encodes these proteins:
- the purN gene encoding phosphoribosylglycinamide formyltransferase codes for MTHSMKNIHSMNNSHSKKNIVVLVSGSGSNLQAILDACESHTIDASVKAVFSNKAEAFGLERAKSAGVDAHSVNPKEFNSREEFDHELMVQIDAYQPDLIVLAGYMRILSSEFVRHYAGKMVNIHPSLLPKYPGLHTHQRAIDAQDKEHGTSVHFVTEELDGGPVILQAKVPVFEGDDADMLASRVLTQEHCIYPLVCKWFAEDRLSMANGQAILDGKALGKHGYAEE; via the coding sequence ATGACCCACTCTATGAAGAACATCCATTCTATGAATAACAGTCACTCTAAGAAAAACATCGTCGTTTTAGTCTCAGGAAGCGGAAGTAACTTGCAGGCAATTTTGGATGCCTGTGAGAGCCACACGATTGACGCCTCTGTTAAGGCCGTTTTCTCAAACAAAGCAGAGGCTTTTGGTCTAGAGAGAGCAAAGTCAGCAGGTGTTGACGCTCATTCGGTGAATCCAAAAGAATTTAATTCGCGTGAAGAATTTGATCATGAATTGATGGTTCAGATCGATGCTTACCAACCCGACCTGATTGTACTCGCTGGCTATATGCGCATTCTGAGTTCAGAGTTTGTTCGTCATTATGCGGGTAAAATGGTCAATATCCACCCTTCTCTGTTACCTAAGTATCCGGGGCTGCACACCCACCAGCGTGCTATTGATGCTCAGGACAAAGAGCATGGCACCAGCGTCCATTTTGTTACCGAAGAGCTCGATGGCGGTCCTGTAATCTTACAAGCTAAGGTGCCTGTATTTGAAGGGGATGATGCCGACATGCTAGCGAGCCGAGTACTCACCCAAGAACATTGCATTTATCCTCTGGTCTGCAAGTGGTTCGCGGAAGATCGTTTATCAATGGCAAACGGACAAGCTATCTTAGACGGCAAGGCATTGGGCAAGCACGGTTACGCAGAAGAGTGA
- a CDS encoding class II glutamine amidotransferase gives MCELLGMSANVPTDICFSFTGLMQRGGNTGPHRDGWGITFYEGKGFRTFKDPNPSCESKIAELVQNYPIKSQAVVSHIRQANRGGVNLENTHPFTRELWGRYWTFAHNGQLTDYDDLVSGRFRPVGETDSELSFCWLVKQLEDRFPEPPQDMEGMFRFVAECCDQLREKGVFNMLLSDGEYVMTYCTNHLYWITRRAPFGNASLIDEDVEINFQEETTPNDVVTVVATQPLTCNEEWFRMKPGEYALFHFGELIGNNHKALEDVAYAPKKVASQAPTEPLS, from the coding sequence ATGTGTGAATTGCTCGGTATGAGCGCGAATGTGCCAACTGATATTTGTTTTAGTTTCACCGGCCTAATGCAGCGTGGAGGTAATACCGGACCACATCGTGATGGTTGGGGAATCACCTTTTATGAAGGGAAGGGCTTTCGAACGTTCAAAGATCCTAACCCTAGCTGTGAATCAAAGATTGCTGAGTTAGTTCAAAACTACCCAATTAAAAGCCAAGCTGTTGTCAGTCATATCCGTCAAGCCAATCGTGGTGGCGTTAATCTAGAAAATACTCACCCATTTACCCGTGAGCTATGGGGACGATACTGGACCTTCGCTCATAATGGCCAATTAACGGATTACGATGATCTGGTTAGTGGTCGTTTCAGACCTGTAGGCGAGACGGACAGTGAGCTTTCTTTTTGTTGGTTAGTGAAACAACTAGAAGATCGTTTCCCTGAACCACCACAAGACATGGAAGGCATGTTTCGCTTTGTCGCGGAATGTTGTGACCAGTTGCGTGAGAAAGGTGTCTTTAACATGCTACTCAGTGATGGTGAGTACGTCATGACCTATTGTACGAATCACTTGTACTGGATAACAAGACGTGCACCTTTTGGTAATGCGAGCCTGATTGACGAAGATGTTGAGATAAACTTTCAAGAAGAGACCACGCCAAATGATGTGGTTACGGTCGTCGCAACGCAGCCTCTAACATGCAATGAAGAGTGGTTTAGAATGAAGCCAGGCGAATATGCCCTGTTTCATTTTGGTGAGTTGATCGGCAATAACCATAAAGCGTTGGAAGATGTTGCTTACGCACCTAAAAAGGTTGCAAGCCAAGCACCGACTGAGCCATTGAGCTAA
- the lpcA gene encoding D-sedoheptulose 7-phosphate isomerase gives MYQDLIKSELNEAADVLNKFLSDDHNIAQIEAAAKLIADSFKQEGKVLSCGNGGSHCDAMHFAEELTGRYRENRPGYAGIAISDPSHLSCVSNDFGYDYVFSRYVEAVGRKGDVLFGLSTSGNSANILKAIEAAQAKGMKTIALTGKDGGKMAGCADIEIRVPHFGYADRIQEIHIKIIHIVIQLVEKEME, from the coding sequence ATGTACCAAGACCTAATCAAAAGTGAATTGAACGAAGCTGCTGACGTTCTTAACAAGTTTTTGAGTGATGATCATAATATCGCTCAGATCGAAGCTGCGGCAAAATTGATTGCTGACTCATTTAAACAAGAAGGCAAAGTGCTTTCTTGTGGTAACGGTGGTTCACACTGTGATGCGATGCACTTCGCGGAAGAGCTAACTGGCCGTTACCGTGAAAATCGCCCAGGCTACGCTGGTATTGCGATTTCAGATCCTAGCCACCTGTCTTGTGTAAGTAACGATTTTGGTTACGACTATGTCTTTTCTCGTTATGTAGAAGCCGTGGGTCGTAAAGGCGATGTGTTGTTTGGTTTGTCAACTTCAGGTAACTCTGCCAACATTTTGAAAGCGATTGAAGCTGCTCAAGCTAAAGGCATGAAGACGATTGCATTGACGGGTAAAGATGGCGGTAAAATGGCAGGTTGTGCTGATATCGAAATCCGAGTTCCGCATTTTGGTTACGCTGACCGCATCCAAGAGATTCACATTAAGATCATTCATATTGTGATTCAGCTTGTCGAAAAAGAAATGGAATAA
- the fadE gene encoding acyl-CoA dehydrogenase FadE, which translates to MNILLSLLAMTTIFGVCLYHRVSLVRALIVLTGSMVVLTLFGGVAVTGWLCYLLAVAMLAVPAIRQTIISQKALSLFKKVLPAMSQTEKEALEAGTVWWEAELFKGKPEWKKLQDIADPKLSEAEQTFLDGPVNQVCEMVNDYQVTHELADLPPEVWQFLKDHKFFAMIIKKKYGGLEFSAYAQSLVLQKLTGVSSVLSSTVGVPNSLGPGELLQHYGTEDQRNHYLPRLAEGKEIPCFALTSPEAGSDAGSIPDYGVVCKGEWEGEEVLGMRLTWNKRYITLAPVATVLGLAFKLRDPDGLLGDQKDLGITCALIPTDLKGVEIGNRHFPLNVPFQNGPTQGDDIFVPIDFIIGGQKMAGQGWRMLVECLSVGRGITLPSNSTGGIKSAALATGAYARIRRQFKQPIGRMEGVEEPLARLAGNAYVMDAASNLTVAGIDLGEKPSVISAIVKYHCTHRGQRSIIDAMDIVGGKGICLGPSNFLARGYQGSPIAITVEGANILTRSMIIYGQGAIRCHPYVLNEMEAAYSESSDALDKFDSALAGHVSFTLSNLVRSLWFGLTDGRGSDTPTPVNKTDKQTQRYYQKLNRYSANLALLSDISMAILGGSLKRRERLSARLGDILSQLYLGSATLKRFESEGSHAEDLPLVHWGMQDSLRQTEVAIDEFLANFPNPVIGRLLRVVLMPFGRIRRAPNDKLDSQVASILQTPSETRSRIGRGQYLEATEYNPVGKIEKALEVILQAEPLFDKVCKETHQKRAFLRLDLVAQLGLEKGILNEQEAALLVSAEEHRLYTINVDDFAPEELAAKSQYPGQSIDNVA; encoded by the coding sequence ATGAACATATTGCTCTCCCTACTTGCCATGACAACCATCTTTGGTGTCTGCCTTTACCATAGAGTTAGTCTGGTACGTGCTTTAATCGTATTAACCGGTTCAATGGTTGTACTGACATTGTTTGGCGGCGTAGCTGTCACTGGCTGGCTTTGTTACCTCTTGGCCGTTGCAATGCTTGCTGTACCTGCAATTCGTCAAACCATCATCAGCCAAAAAGCACTTTCTTTGTTTAAGAAAGTACTCCCTGCAATGTCACAGACAGAAAAAGAAGCATTGGAAGCGGGTACCGTATGGTGGGAAGCTGAGCTGTTCAAAGGCAAACCAGAATGGAAGAAACTTCAGGACATTGCTGACCCTAAGCTCTCTGAAGCTGAACAAACCTTTTTAGACGGACCTGTAAATCAGGTTTGTGAAATGGTGAACGATTACCAGGTGACGCATGAGTTAGCTGATCTTCCACCAGAAGTGTGGCAATTCCTAAAAGACCACAAGTTCTTTGCCATGATCATCAAAAAGAAATACGGCGGTTTAGAATTCTCAGCTTACGCTCAGTCTTTGGTTCTACAGAAGCTAACGGGTGTTTCGAGCGTATTATCATCGACAGTTGGCGTACCTAACTCACTAGGCCCTGGTGAGCTATTACAGCACTACGGCACTGAAGATCAAAGAAACCATTACCTGCCACGCCTAGCTGAAGGTAAAGAGATCCCTTGTTTCGCACTGACCAGTCCAGAAGCAGGCTCAGACGCTGGCTCTATACCGGATTACGGTGTGGTATGTAAGGGTGAATGGGAAGGTGAAGAAGTCTTGGGCATGCGCCTAACTTGGAACAAGCGTTACATCACCCTAGCGCCTGTCGCGACTGTTTTGGGATTAGCGTTTAAACTGCGTGACCCGGATGGCCTGCTTGGTGATCAAAAAGATCTTGGTATCACCTGTGCGCTTATCCCAACTGATTTAAAAGGTGTTGAGATTGGCAATCGCCATTTCCCACTCAATGTTCCATTCCAAAACGGTCCAACTCAGGGCGACGACATCTTCGTACCAATCGATTTCATCATTGGTGGCCAGAAAATGGCAGGCCAAGGCTGGCGCATGCTGGTTGAATGTCTATCGGTTGGCCGTGGTATCACGCTGCCTTCAAACTCAACAGGTGGCATCAAGTCAGCAGCACTGGCAACAGGCGCTTACGCTCGCATTCGTCGTCAGTTCAAACAACCAATTGGCCGTATGGAAGGGGTTGAAGAGCCACTAGCACGCCTAGCGGGTAATGCTTACGTGATGGATGCAGCGAGTAACCTAACCGTTGCAGGTATCGACCTTGGCGAAAAACCTTCAGTTATCTCTGCCATCGTTAAGTATCACTGTACTCACCGTGGCCAACGCAGCATCATCGATGCGATGGATATCGTCGGTGGTAAAGGCATTTGCTTAGGTCCATCAAACTTCTTAGCGCGTGGCTACCAAGGTTCGCCAATCGCGATTACCGTTGAAGGGGCAAACATCCTGACTCGTTCAATGATCATCTACGGTCAAGGCGCGATTCGTTGTCACCCTTATGTTCTAAACGAAATGGAAGCGGCTTATTCTGAAAGCAGCGATGCTCTTGATAAGTTCGATTCGGCGTTAGCTGGCCACGTTAGCTTTACACTCAGTAACCTCGTTCGCAGTTTGTGGTTTGGTTTAACCGACGGTCGTGGTTCTGATACGCCAACTCCAGTTAATAAAACTGACAAACAAACACAGCGCTACTACCAAAAATTGAACCGCTACAGCGCTAACCTAGCGCTACTGTCTGATATTTCAATGGCAATACTAGGTGGTTCTTTGAAACGTAGAGAGCGTCTTTCTGCAAGACTGGGCGATATCCTGAGTCAACTCTACTTAGGGTCTGCAACACTTAAGCGTTTTGAAAGTGAAGGCAGCCACGCTGAGGATCTACCGCTAGTACATTGGGGTATGCAAGATAGCTTACGTCAAACTGAAGTCGCGATTGATGAGTTCCTAGCGAACTTCCCTAACCCGGTAATTGGACGCCTACTTCGTGTTGTACTGATGCCATTTGGTCGTATTCGTCGTGCACCCAATGACAAACTGGATAGCCAAGTAGCAAGCATACTACAAACACCAAGTGAAACTCGTTCACGTATTGGCCGCGGTCAATACTTAGAAGCAACGGAATACAACCCTGTTGGTAAAATAGAAAAAGCACTAGAAGTGATTCTGCAAGCAGAGCCTTTATTCGACAAAGTCTGCAAAGAGACGCATCAAAAACGCGCTTTCTTAAGACTCGACCTTGTTGCTCAATTAGGACTTGAGAAAGGTATTTTAAATGAGCAAGAAGCTGCGTTGCTTGTTAGCGCTGAAGAACACCGACTGTACACAATTAACGTTGACGACTTCGCACCAGAGGAACTCGCAGCAAAGTCACAATATCCAGGTCAATCGATTGATAACGTGGCCTAG